One region of Microbacterium rhizosphaerae genomic DNA includes:
- the secY gene encoding preprotein translocase subunit SecY: protein MFSAIARVFRTPDLRRKILFTLGIIAIYRLGAHVPTPFVDFGNVQQCLAASGGASGLLSLVNLFSGGALLHLSIFALGVMPYITATIIIQLLRVVIPHFETLYKEGQAGQARLTQYTRYLTIALALLQSTTLVTVARAGGSQLFGIQGVAACDQLLTNDAWWAMMLMILTMTAGTGLIMWFAELVTERGVGNGMSILIFTSIAASFPAALWAIKVAKGWEVFFLVIAIGIVIIGLIVFVEQSQRRIPVQYAKRMVGRRTYGGTNTYIPIKVNMAGVVPVIFASSVLYIPALIAQFNQPKAGQTPQAWVVWVTQYLTKGDHPLYWLLYFLLIVGFTYFYVAITFNPVEVADNMKKYGGFIPGIRAGRPTAEYLDYVLTRITLPGSVYLGLVALIPLIALSTVSANQNFPFGGTSILIMVGVGLETVKQIDSQLQQRHYEGLLR, encoded by the coding sequence TTGTTCAGCGCCATCGCGCGGGTCTTCCGCACTCCCGACCTGCGTCGGAAGATCCTCTTCACACTGGGCATCATCGCCATCTACCGCCTGGGTGCCCACGTGCCGACGCCGTTCGTCGACTTCGGCAACGTCCAGCAGTGTCTCGCGGCGAGCGGCGGCGCGTCGGGCCTGCTCTCGCTCGTCAACCTGTTCTCGGGGGGCGCACTGCTGCACCTCTCGATCTTCGCGCTGGGCGTCATGCCGTACATCACGGCCACGATCATCATCCAGCTGCTGCGCGTGGTCATCCCGCACTTCGAGACCCTCTACAAAGAGGGCCAGGCCGGACAGGCCCGCCTCACGCAGTACACCCGCTACCTGACGATCGCGCTCGCGCTCCTGCAGTCGACGACGCTCGTCACCGTCGCCCGCGCGGGCGGCAGCCAGCTGTTCGGCATCCAGGGTGTCGCGGCCTGCGACCAGCTCCTCACCAACGACGCGTGGTGGGCGATGATGCTCATGATCCTCACGATGACTGCCGGCACCGGCCTCATCATGTGGTTCGCCGAGCTCGTCACCGAGCGTGGCGTCGGCAACGGCATGTCGATCCTCATCTTCACGTCGATCGCGGCGTCGTTCCCCGCTGCCCTGTGGGCGATCAAGGTTGCGAAGGGCTGGGAGGTCTTCTTCCTGGTGATCGCGATCGGAATCGTCATCATCGGTCTCATCGTGTTCGTCGAGCAGTCCCAGCGACGCATCCCCGTGCAGTATGCGAAGCGGATGGTGGGGCGCCGGACGTACGGCGGCACCAACACGTACATCCCGATCAAGGTCAACATGGCGGGTGTCGTCCCGGTCATCTTCGCCTCGTCGGTGCTCTACATCCCCGCCCTCATCGCGCAGTTCAACCAGCCCAAGGCAGGCCAGACTCCGCAGGCGTGGGTCGTGTGGGTCACGCAGTATCTGACCAAGGGCGACCACCCGCTGTACTGGCTCCTCTACTTCCTCCTGATCGTCGGCTTCACGTACTTCTACGTGGCCATCACGTTCAACCCGGTCGAGGTCGCGGACAACATGAAGAAGTACGGCGGCTTCATCCCCGGCATCCGTGCCGGCCGGCCGACCGCCGAGTACCTCGACTACGTCCTGACGCGCATCACGCTGCCGGGCTCGGTCTACCTCGGTCTCGTGGCGCTGATCCCGCTGATCGCCCTGTCCACGGTGAGCGCGAACCAGAACTTCCCGTTCGGCGGCACGTCGATCCTCATCATGGTGGGCGTCGGCCTCGAGACGGTGAAGCAGATCGACTCGCAGCTGCAGCAGCGCCACTACGAAGGGCTCCTCCGATGA
- a CDS encoding adenylate kinase, translating into MTRTGIPARLLIVGPQGSGKGTQGARIAEIFGIPTVSTGDVFRANIAQGTELGRRVQAIIEAGNLVPDALTGEVVRDRLAQPDAAAGFLLDGYPRNLSQVADLDAFLDDRDEQLTAVIELSVPREESISRLELRAAEQGRTDDTAEVIANRLAIYERETAPILDVYRERGIVEEIDGVGTLDEITDRIVDSLEARGLVRRAAA; encoded by the coding sequence ATGACGCGGACCGGCATTCCGGCGAGGCTCCTGATCGTGGGGCCCCAGGGTTCGGGCAAGGGCACGCAGGGTGCACGGATCGCCGAGATCTTCGGCATCCCGACGGTGTCGACCGGAGATGTGTTCCGCGCGAACATCGCACAGGGCACGGAGCTCGGGCGACGGGTGCAGGCGATCATCGAGGCGGGGAATCTCGTTCCCGATGCGCTGACCGGCGAGGTCGTACGCGACCGTCTCGCTCAGCCGGACGCCGCTGCGGGGTTCCTCCTCGACGGCTACCCCCGCAACCTCAGCCAGGTCGCCGACCTCGACGCCTTCCTGGACGACCGCGACGAGCAGCTGACGGCCGTCATCGAGCTGAGCGTTCCCCGCGAGGAGAGCATCTCGCGGCTCGAGCTGCGGGCGGCCGAGCAGGGTCGCACGGACGACACGGCCGAGGTCATCGCCAATCGCCTGGCGATCTATGAGCGCGAGACGGCGCCGATCCTCGACGTCTACCGCGAGCGCGGGATCGTGGAGGAGATCGACGGTGTGGGCACGCTCGACGAGATCACCGACCGTATCGTCGACTCTCTCGAGGCACGCGGACTGGTGCGCCGGGCTGCGGCCTGA